From a single Miscanthus floridulus cultivar M001 chromosome 8, ASM1932011v1, whole genome shotgun sequence genomic region:
- the LOC136468898 gene encoding uncharacterized protein, with protein MHLTHVELASRAAAKSYTTEDTDMTHEDGDHAGLHDDDILILGFLRITITDKLFRPKMLPKKHKSGAQKRKERKQELQSRESQKGALHRFFPTSRNAEVSQDQGQEHDQPIIAQADGNDGGTDEQILDAQADANEGATGEENLDVQADANEGATGEENLDAQADANEDILGSGENLQTSDDTENLYIDEQSMLTIFDPRTWENLNNIKRDILIEKGPLREMDLQFPSDPSNRRFSYAYYSRKLTNGEVVDRKWLVYCKHVDKVFCFCCKLFKSNQNNSLLANDGVRDWKHLSEKLKQHENSVEHLTNMNTWNDLRIRLSKNKTIEDEMQREIAKEKERWRQVLVRIVSAVKFLAKQNLAFRGTNAKLYQSNNDAVKKHILKIIKDAKYFSVILDCTPDVSHEEQMTLIVRCVNMSSAIPRVEEFFLEFLKVDDTSGLGLFNVLLDALQSLDLNIDDVRGQGYDNGSNMKGKYQGVQARVLEINPRALYMPCACHSLNLVLCDMAKSCRKAITFFGVIQRIYALFARSTKKWKILTDHIERFTVKPLSDTRWESRIKSVQPIRYQASQIRSALKEVERTCTEDPKSVSEAGSLVTTIENFEFLVGMVIWEDILSVINMVSKKLQSPIVCLDSTLKQIEGVISYFKKYRDTGLSASIETAKSIASSLDVEPTFPTKRKGKRKKQFDEQDDETEELQRSAIDDFNDDYFLVIVDYAIVSLTSRFDQLKEFEKIFGFLFNSENLKSLDHSDLRDRCTTFVNTFSHDNKSDVELDDLFSELKVLQVTLPDQLMSASEILHFVKVADCYPNASIAYRILLTIPVTVASAERSFSKLKLLKNCLRSTMLQERLNGLAMCSIEKDILDTIDLESVLEDFASRNARRRFFKKH; from the exons ATGCACCTTACACATGtggagctggcgagccgcgccgccgcgaagagctatACTACTGAAGACACGGACATGacgcacgaggacggcgaccatgcagggctccacgacgacgacatcttaaTTCTTGGCTTCTTACGAATTACGATCACCGATAAAttgtttaggcccaag ATGTTGCCAAAGAAACATAAGTCCGGTgctcaaaaaagaaaagaaagaaaacaagAACTTCAATCCAGAGAATCGCAAAAGGGTGCGTTGCATAGGTTTTTTCCAACATCAAGAAATGCCGAAGTCAGTCAAGATCAGGGGCAGGAACatgatcaaccaataatcgcacaAGCTGATGGCAATGATGGTGGTACAGACGAGCAGATTTTAGATGCACAAGCTGATGCCAATGAAGGTGCTACAGGGGAGGAAAATTTAGATGTGCAAGCTGATGCTAATGAAGGTGCTACAGGGGAGGAAAATTTAGATGCGCAAGCTGATGCTAATGAGGACATTTTGGGATCAGGTGAAAATTTGCAGACTTCGGATGATACAGAAAATTTATATATTGACGAACAATCAATGTTGACTATCTTTGATCCTAGGACATGGGAAAATCTTAACAATATCAAAAGAGATATCTTAATTGAGAAAGGGCCTCTGAGAGAGATGGATTTACAATTTCCTAGTGATCCTAGTAATAGGCGTTTTTCATATGCTTACTACTCCAGAAAGTTAACTAATGGAGAGGTTGTTGACAGGaaatggctagtttactgtaaaCATGTGGACAAGGTCTTTTGTTTTTGTTGCAAGCTATTCAAATCAAATCAGAACAATTCTTTGTTAGCAAATGATGGAGTGAGGGATTGGAAGCATTTGAGTGAGAAACTAAAACAACATGAGAACAGTGTGGAGCATCTGACAAATATGAATACATGGAATGATCTTCGGATTAGATTGAGCAAAAATAAAACAATTGAGGATGAAATGCAGCGGGAAATTGCAAAAGAGAAGGAGCGTTGGAGACAAGTTTTGGTAAGAATAGTTTCTGCTGTGAAGTTTCTTGCTAAACAAAATCTTGCCTTCCGAGGAACAAATGCAAAACTTTATCAATCAAATAA TGATGCTGTGAAAAAACATATCTTAAAGATCATAAAAGATGCCAAGTACTTCTCTGTTATCTTGGATTGTACCCCAGATGTGAGTCATGAAGAACAAATGACACTAATTGTGCGGTGTGTTAATATGTCAAGTGCCATTCCAAGAGTAGAGGAATTTTTTCTAGAGTTCTTAAAGGTTGATGACACATCAGGATTGGGGCTTTTTAATGTACTGTTGGATGCATTGCAGTCTCTTGATTTGAACATTGATGATGTGAGAGGTCAAGGGTATGATAATGGTTCCAATATGAAGGGAAAATATCAAGGTGTGCAGGCACGTGTGCTTGAAATTAATCCAAGAGCATTGTATATGCCATGTGCATGTCATAGTCTGAACCTTGTTCTTTGTGATATGGCAAAATCCTGTAGAAAAGCTATTACTTTTTTTGGTGTCATACAACGGATATATGCATTGTTTGCACGATCTACTAAAAAGTGGAAAATTTTGACCGATCATATTGAGAGGTTCACTGTCAAACCCTTGTCTGATACTCGTTGGGAGAGTCGAATAAAGAGTGTGCAACCTATCAGATATCAAGCTTCTCAAATAAGATCAGCTCTGAAAGAGGTGGAAAGAACTTGTACCGAGGACCCAAAATCGGTGAGTGAAGCTGGATCATTGGTAACCACTATtgagaattttgaatttttagttGGTATGGTTATTTGGGAAGATATTTTATCTGTTATCAACATGGTGAGCAAAAAGTTGCAGTCTCCAATTGTGTGCTTGGATAGTACTTTGAAACAGATAGAAGGGGTCATATCATATTTTAAGAAGTATAGAGACACAGGCTTAAGTGCAAGTATTGAGACTGCAAAATCCATTGCATCTAGTTTGGATGTGGAGCCAACATTTCCTACAAAACGTAAAGGTAAAAGGAAGAAGCAATTTGATGAACAAGATGATGAAACTGAAGAATTACAACGGTCAGCTATAGATGACTTCAATGATGACTACTTCCTAGTTATTGTTGATTATGCAATTGTTTCATTGACTAGTCGATTTGATCAGCTAAAGGAATTTGAGAAAATATTTGGTTTCTTATTCAATTCGGAAAATCTAAAGTCCTTGGATCATAGTGATCTACGAGACCGTTGCACAACTTTTGTGAATACTTTTTCTCATGACAACAAGTCTGATGTTGAGTTAGATGATTTGTTCTCTGAGTTGAAAGTGTTGCAAGTAACTTTGCCAGATCAGTTGATGTCAGCATCTGAGATTCTTCACTTTGTTAAAGTTGCAGATTGCTATCCAAATGCCTCTATTGCATATCGGATTCTGTTAACTATTCCAGTGACAGTAGCATCAGCTGAAAGAAGCTTCTCCAAATTGAAGCTACTGAAAAATTGTTTGAGGTCAACTATGCTACAAGAAAGATTAAATGGCTTGGCTATGTGCAGCATTGAGAAGGATATTTTAGATACAATTGATCTTGAAAGTGTTCTTGAagattttgcatcaagaaatgccCGAAGACGCTTTTTTAAAAAGCACTGA